From a region of the Prevotella melaninogenica genome:
- a CDS encoding TonB-dependent receptor, translating to MKKYLLILTAMLCSLVSMAQNTDAMLFGDVKAKEGGKHLSHAVIQVKGTNLKTQCDASGHFKLSNLPVGRQVIIATLAGYQQQEKEVDMVNNKGSEVYFELEKDPLELSQVVVTGTRTSHFVKDVPIRTEVLTSQAITKKNAQNLYEALEGVPGIRVEQQCQFCNFSEVRMQGLGAEHTQVLIDGEPIYSGLAGVYGLQQIGTNDIDRLEVVKGAGSALYGSSAVAGAINIISKEPTFEPSVNGDIQFGNFGFKSYKGSGSMRYNNIGLSVFAQRTQMDAIDRTQNGLTRKEVKNKDGISDRVDETMNNLGFSLYFYQPFAKNDKLVLRGKAIDEHRFGGVMTNDQYLNPYTDGTEDIRTNRLSADLAYTLPIGKHSELNLTTAYVYHKRQATNDTFLHDYMDSHKDPAHPDQDGAEPDVSMMRPYIAKENTVTPSITFTSILGNHTLLGGVQGYFTRLRETGLYVISAEDEKTSPYYGVPYTSIGKKHANEVGFFVQDEWNVTPKLTVVPGIRVDSHSSGEEYATSVKVSDSAFPTTKFSKTTVNPRIAIKYELTPSLVLRANVGTGFRAPYGFSEDLHLCSGSPRVWKSSNLKGERAISYNLSADYYAKKYQFSINIFRTNLKDKIQFSPADDEVKKFGYSYQWENVDDAYVQGVELGAKANLFRNFNAGINWTFNQGKFKHERADWSDPNDETVKEFPQRLQYAKDSRNISRFPAMTGDIDLDYTPGTWTFSLTSSLQGRMFIDYNSEDDGATSKIKKTNTFMIFNCRAAKRFGTCTVYAGAKNIFSYIQDEKHTDDAAFMYAPVYGATWYVGLSVKL from the coding sequence TTATCAGCAGCAGGAAAAAGAGGTAGATATGGTTAACAATAAAGGTTCTGAAGTCTACTTTGAACTGGAAAAAGACCCATTAGAGTTAAGCCAGGTCGTTGTAACTGGTACTCGTACCAGCCACTTTGTAAAGGATGTTCCTATCCGTACAGAGGTTCTGACATCACAGGCTATCACCAAGAAGAATGCCCAGAACTTATACGAAGCACTTGAAGGTGTACCAGGCATCCGCGTAGAACAGCAGTGCCAGTTCTGTAATTTCTCTGAGGTTCGTATGCAAGGATTGGGTGCTGAGCACACACAGGTACTCATTGATGGTGAGCCAATCTACTCTGGTCTTGCCGGTGTTTACGGTTTGCAGCAGATTGGAACCAATGACATCGACCGTCTTGAGGTTGTTAAGGGTGCCGGTTCAGCCCTGTATGGAAGTAGTGCCGTTGCTGGTGCTATCAACATTATCTCAAAGGAACCAACCTTTGAGCCATCTGTTAATGGTGATATTCAGTTCGGAAACTTTGGCTTCAAGAGCTATAAGGGTTCTGGATCTATGCGTTATAACAACATCGGTCTGAGTGTATTCGCACAGCGTACACAGATGGATGCTATCGACCGCACACAGAATGGTCTTACACGTAAGGAAGTAAAGAACAAGGATGGTATCTCTGATCGCGTAGATGAGACGATGAATAACCTTGGTTTCAGCCTTTACTTCTATCAGCCATTTGCTAAGAACGATAAGCTCGTACTGCGTGGTAAGGCGATTGATGAGCACCGTTTCGGTGGTGTCATGACGAATGATCAATACCTGAACCCATACACTGACGGTACAGAAGACATCCGTACCAACCGTCTTTCAGCTGACCTTGCTTACACCTTGCCTATCGGTAAGCACTCAGAATTGAACCTTACGACAGCGTATGTATATCATAAGCGTCAGGCTACAAACGATACCTTCCTTCATGACTACATGGATTCTCACAAGGATCCAGCACATCCAGATCAAGATGGTGCAGAACCTGACGTTTCTATGATGCGTCCATACATTGCTAAGGAGAATACGGTGACACCATCTATCACCTTCACTTCTATCCTTGGCAACCATACATTGCTTGGTGGTGTACAGGGTTATTTCACTCGTTTGCGTGAGACTGGACTCTATGTCATCTCTGCTGAGGACGAGAAGACAAGTCCATACTATGGCGTTCCTTACACTTCTATTGGTAAGAAGCATGCTAACGAGGTTGGCTTCTTCGTACAGGATGAGTGGAACGTAACACCAAAGTTGACCGTTGTACCAGGTATCCGTGTCGACTCTCATAGCTCTGGTGAGGAGTATGCTACCAGCGTAAAGGTTTCTGATAGCGCCTTCCCAACTACTAAGTTTAGTAAGACAACCGTCAATCCTCGTATTGCTATCAAATATGAACTGACTCCTTCACTCGTTCTTCGTGCTAATGTAGGTACAGGTTTCCGTGCTCCTTACGGATTCTCTGAGGACCTCCACCTCTGTAGTGGTTCGCCACGTGTATGGAAATCATCTAACCTTAAGGGTGAGCGTGCTATTAGCTACAACCTCTCAGCAGACTATTATGCTAAAAAATATCAGTTCAGCATCAACATCTTCCGCACCAACTTGAAGGATAAGATTCAGTTCTCTCCTGCAGACGATGAGGTTAAGAAGTTCGGTTACTCTTACCAGTGGGAGAATGTTGACGATGCCTACGTACAGGGTGTAGAATTAGGTGCAAAGGCAAACCTCTTCCGCAACTTCAATGCTGGTATTAACTGGACCTTCAATCAAGGTAAGTTTAAGCACGAGCGTGCAGACTGGTCAGACCCTAACGATGAGACTGTAAAAGAGTTCCCACAGCGTCTGCAGTATGCTAAAGACAGTCGTAACATCTCTCGTTTCCCAGCAATGACTGGCGATATCGACCTCGATTATACCCCTGGCACTTGGACTTTCTCTCTCACAAGCTCATTACAGGGAAGAATGTTCATCGACTACAACTCTGAGGACGATGGTGCAACATCAAAGATTAAGAAGACAAACACCTTCATGATTTTCAACTGCCGTGCTGCAAAACGTTTCGGTACATGTACTGTTTATGCAGGTGCTAAGAACATCTTCAGCTACATTCAGGACGAGAAACACACAGACGACGCAGCCTTCATGTATGCTCCAGTATACGGTGCAACATGGTATGTAGGTCTCAGCGTTAAACTATAA